Proteins found in one Pieris napi chromosome 6, ilPieNapi1.2, whole genome shotgun sequence genomic segment:
- the LOC125050692 gene encoding uncharacterized protein LOC125050692 has protein sequence MTDYYRIVPWFSTKEWLKVYNSLYCTTSDNDYPNALKWLLIWKARCPSLPSGIESTLSLLDVYVQDTNAVDKTDDQLIRLAYSSAIMRFVNHMFDSDAAKGKSLYRIAETRGVPDWIVDLRHETAHSNNLPSLELLREATSICLQWLHDNYWLLHKEILKDYVVNKNELLTTVLEENISSLISVWTMLSFLLHTNSEVKSLANIPLDLQKSLFNDIQDLFGSAINLSNLKMPVRTLISQLDTFSGKMINNINKDHLIRLLVDEESLVLSTKVYKAMSTKKKGLDAVYVKCFEVFLQFLTSHDLLEEFTLEVIRITEKFKTNRAQSKLAAKWVSQILKALRNTQMFLEQAAKKNVDVQNKTKKELLSLFHHWFPNAKSCPLFLDLKKPVPLSFTDINIIQPIITNYNPNLTLFIADLLHLVRPKLPNPIKNRICKLALLIASPQGFNAKSDKIYTPEDFNVQLEDMKLDNIASNKSVDAIIPHTSDHEVECKEFNIWKKASRNHEWSSCPIGLLPWQMEENLSNDMDID, from the exons ATGACtgattattatagaattgtGCCGTGGTTTAGTACTAAAGAGTGGCTAAAGGTTTATAATAGTTTGTACTGTACAACGTCCGATAATGATTATCCCAATGCCTTAAAATGGTTATTGATTTGGAAAGCAAGATGTCCTTCTTTGCCATCTGGAATAGAATCCACACTTTCCTTATTGGATGTATATGTTCAAGATACGAATGCAGTTGACAAAACAGACGACCAATTAATACGTTTAGCTTATTCATCTGCAATAATGAGATTTGTTAACCACATGTTTGACTCAGATGCTGCTAAAGGAAAAAGTTTATATCGTATAGCTGAAACTAGAGGAGTTCCAGATTGGATAGTAGATTTAAGACATGAGACTGCACACAGTAATAATTTGCCTTCCCTTGAGTTATTAAGAGAAGCCACCTCAATCTGTTTGCAATGGCTTCATGATAATTATTGGCTTTTAcacaaagaaatattaaaggattatgttgtaaataaaaatgaactgTTGACAACTGTCTTAGAAGAAAATATTTCATCATTAATTAGTGTATGGACAATGTTAAGCTTTTTACTACATACTAACTCTGAAGTTAAGAGTCTTGCAAATATTCCTCTAGATTTGCAAAAGTCATTATTTAATGATATTCAGGATTTATTTGGAAGTGCAATAAATCTGTCTAACCTGAAAATGCCTGTGCGAACTCTCATTTCACAATTAGACACATTTTCTGGAAAGAtgataaataacataaataaggaTCACTTAATAAGACTCCTTGTAGATGAAGAATCATTAGTTCTATCAACTAAAGTATACAAAGCTATGAGCACTAAAAAGAAAGGGCTTGATGCTGTCTatgtaaaatgttttgaaGTCTTCTTACAATTCTTAACATCTCATGATTTATTAGAAGAATTCACTTTAGAAGTTATAAGGATtactgaaaaatttaaaacaaatcgGGCACAATCTAAACTTGCTGCAAAATGGGTTTCACAGATATTAAAGGCTCTGAGGAATACACAAATGTTTTTAGAACAGGCTGCCAA aaaaaatgTGGATGTTCAAAATAAGACCAAAAAGGAATTGCTGTCACTGTTTCATCACTGGTTTCCTAATGCAAAATCATGCCCATTATTTTTAGATCTCAAGAAACCTGTCCCATTAAGTTTTACTGACATTAATATAATTCAGCCTATCATAACAAATTACAATCCCAATTTGACGTTGTTTATTGCGGATCTGTTACACTTAGTAAGGCCTAAACTAccaaatcctattaaaaaCAGGATATGTAAATTGGCTCTGTTAATAGCATCCCCTCAGGGGTTCAATGCAAAATcagacaaaatatatacaccaGAAGATTTTAATGTCCAATTGGAAGATATGAAATTAGATAATATAGCATCAAATAAATCTGTGGATGCCATCATACCTCATACAAGTGATCATGAAGTAGAATgtaaagaatttaatatttggaAAAAGGCATCTAGAAATCATGAATGGTCTTCATGTCCTATAGGTTTGTTACCTTGGCAAATGGAAGAAAATTTGTCTAATGACATggatatagattaa